In a single window of the Hippocampus zosterae strain Florida chromosome 6, ASM2543408v3, whole genome shotgun sequence genome:
- the LOC127601864 gene encoding piggyBac transposable element-derived protein 4-like, translating into MCFINKFSLSCLDRSNNEATLSLWDAESGRNIFCATMSLQTFHVLSRVIRFDNRETRVARRALDKLAPIREVWDKWVERLPSMYNPGPEVTVDERLVPFRGRCPFRQYIPNKPAKYGVKIWAACDARSSYAWNMQIYTGKSASGMAERNQGMRVVLDLTEGLRGHNITCDNFFTSYALGQELLKRKLTMVGTVRKNKPELPPALIDTKDRVPLSSKFAFTETTTMVSYIPKKRKNVTLISTLHKDAAVSSREDKKPAIILDYNRCKGGVDVLDKVTGTYTCQRKTLRWPMVVFFNMLDVSAYNAFVVWTEVSTGWNIGKFNRRRLFLEELGKALVRPHIERRQRVPRAPGSAELVRELQAASKAATSTGSTGLRPVDAKGTKRKRCQFCPSNKDRKTTTTCHNCKKYICREHMQTFAFCDSCR; encoded by the coding sequence atgtgctttataaataagtTCTCCTTGTCTTGCCTTGACAGATCCAACAATGAAGCCACCTTGAGCCTCTGGGATGCTGAGTCAGGTCGGAATATTTTTTGTGCCACAATGTCCCTTCAGACCTTTCATGTCCTGTCGAGAGTCATCCGCTTTGATAACCGGGAGACCAGAGTAGCACGGCGTGCCCTTGACAAACTTGCTCCCATCAGGGAAGTCTGGGACAAGTGGGTGGAGCGTCTGCCGTCCATGTATAATCCTGGGCCAGAGGTAACTGTAGACGAGCGACTTGTCCCATTCCGAGGCCGCTGTCCGTTCAGGCAGTATATTCCAAACAAACCTGCAAAGTACGGAGTCAAGATCTGGGCAGCATGCGATGCCAGGAGCAGTTATGCTTGGAATATGCAGATCTACACAGGCAAATCTGCAAGTGGAATGGCCGAAAGGAACCAGGGcatgcgggtggtgctggacttGACAGAGGGTCTACGTGGGCATAACATCACCTGCGATAACTTTTTCACTTCTTATGCCCTCGGCCAAGAGCTGCTGAAGAGAAAACTGACCATGGTGGGAAcagtaagaaaaaataaaccagagctccctcctgccctgatTGACACCAAAGACAGAGTTCCTCTCTCCTCAAAATTTGCTTTCACAGAAACCACCACAATGGTGTCCTACATtccgaagaagaggaagaatgtCACCCTGATCTCAACCCTCCACAAGGACGCTGCTGTGAGCAGCAGGGAGGACAAGAAGCCAGCAATAATATTGGACTATAACCGTTGCAAAGGGGGAGTTGATGTTCTTGATAAGGTCACTGGCACATACACCTGTCAGAGAAAAACATTACGGTGGCCAATGGTTGTGTTCTTCAACATGCTGGATGTGTCGGCCTACAATGCGTTTGTGGTGTGGACGGAGGTCAGTACTGGATGGAACATTGGGAAGTTCAACAGGAGGAGGCTCTTTCTGGAGGAGCTGGGGAAAGCTCTGGTGAGGCCACATATAGAGAGACGCCAGCGGGTACCCCGAGCTCCTGGCAGTGCCGAGTTGGTGAGAGAGCTGCAGGCAGCAAGTAAGGCAGCGACTTCTACAGGGTCTACAGGGCTCCGGCCAGTGGATGCCAAAGGCACCAAAAGAAAGAGGTGCCAGTTTTGCCCTtcaaacaaagacagaaaaacgACGACAACCTGccacaattgtaaaaaatacatttgcagggagcacatgcaaacatttgctttctGTGATTCGTgcaggtga
- the LOC127601865 gene encoding uncharacterized protein K02A2.6-like, with amino-acid sequence MQLCTEGWPEHGPNEPALRLYRAEQAFLTVHDGILLKGQRLVIPPTMRNDVLAKLHEGHQGVVKCRQRAQRSVWWPGLSQQLNELVLNCRTCCKERRNRREPMIPSPYPGRPWEKLGADLFVLGGKTYLLVVDYMSRYVEIASLASSKSDEVIRHLKSIYARHGIPDLLVSDGGPQFSGTGFRAFAESYGFRHITSSPRYPQGNAEAERAVQTVKGLLKKADDPYLALLAYRATPLENGYSPAQLLMGRRLRTTVPVLPALLDPAVPDRDAVVRSEREKRTKDAQRYNMRHRAQNLVRLDPGQDVWIKDQGAEGAIIERHASPRSYLVEGPHGTIRRNRRHLIPMRSSPEQSDRGAAEQFSGSVPGKPSAEPPQQNLPDPLATPNTKTRFGRVVVKPTRLDL; translated from the coding sequence atgcAGCTGTGCACAGAAGGCTGGCCCGAACACGGTCCAAATGAACCGGCACTCAGGCTGtacagagcagagcaggcgtTCCTTACAGTTCACGACGGAATCTTACTGAAGGGACAGAGACTCGTCATACCCCCAACCATGAGAAATGATGTCCTCGCCAAACTGCATGAAGGTCACCAAGGCGTGGTAAAGTGTAGACAGCGAGCACAGCGATCAGTATGGTGGCCCGggctgagccaacagctgaaCGAGTTGGTTCTCAACTGCCGAACATGCTGCAAGGAGAGACGGAACCGGAGGGAGCCAATGATTCCATCACCCTACCCGGGCCGACCATGGGAGAAGTTGGGTGCAGATCTGTTCGTGCTCGGAGGCAAGACCTACTTGCTAGTTGTGGACTACATGTCAAGGTACGTGGAGATAGCTTCGTTGGCCTCCTCAAAATCGGATGAGGTAATTCGCCACCTTAAGTCGATCTATGCACGCCACGGGATCCCCGACCTTCTAGTTTCGGATGGAGGGCCCCAGTTCTCCGGAACGGGCTTCAGGGCTTTCGCGGAGTCCTACGGGTTCCGTCACATTACAAGTAGCCCACGATATCCACAAGGAAATGCCGAGGCAGAACGTGCCGTTCAGACAGTCAAAGGCCTCTTGAAAAAGGCAGATGACCCCTACCTGGCCTTACTCGCATACAGGGCTACCCCTCTTGAAAACGGGTACAGTCCGGCTCAGCTTCTCATGGGGAGGAGACTCCGCACAACGGTGCCTGTCCTTCCTGCCCTGCTCGACCCAGCCGTCCCGGACCGTGATGCCGTTGTACGGAGTGAACGGGAGAAGAGGACAAAAGATGCTCAACGTTACAATATGCGGCATCGGGCACAGAACCTCGTCAGACTCGACCCGGGACAGGATGTGTGGATTAAGGACCAAGGAGCGGAAGGAGCCATCATTGAAAGACATGCTTCCCCACGATCATATCTGGTGGAGGGGCCCCATGGGACCATCAGACGAAACCGTCGTCATCTCATCCCAATGAGGTCCTCGCCTGAGCAGAGTGACCGTGGTGCAGCGGAACAGTTCTCGGGAAGCGTTCCAGGAAAACCATCGGCTGAACCACCGCAGCAGAACCTTCCAGACCCGCTAGCTACTCCAAATACCAAGACCAGGTTTGGAAGAGTCGTGGTGAAACCAACCAGGTTGGActtataa